From the Sphingobacteruim zhuxiongii genome, the window TACTTTTAATTTACCATTCTCGACAACTAGCCAAGCCCATCCTGAACCAAATTGTGAAGTTGCAGCTTTTGCAAATTGCTCCTTAAATTGGTCAAATCCACCGAAATCCTTATTGATAGCTTGTAGTACACTGCCGGTAGGCTTGTTATCTACTTTAGGAGAACGTAATAGTGTCCAGAACATTGCGTGATTAAAGGCACCTCCCGCATTGTTTCTTAGTTTTGAACTGTATTTATCAATTGAAGCAAAAATTGCTTTTGCATCTTTCGCTTGAACTTTTTCATCTACTAAAGCGTCGTTCGCATTTTTTACATACGTACCGTAATGTTTTTCGTAATGTATTTGCATCGTGGTAGCATCGATAGCACCTTCTAACGCATTGTAAGCATAGCCTAAAGGTACTTGCTCAAACTTGAATCCAGTTTGACCTAAGCTAGATAGACTCGCTGTTGCGGTTGAGTTCTTTGCAAGCAAAACACCTGC encodes:
- a CDS encoding superoxide dismutase, which encodes MANRRNFIKNSLGLAAGVLLAKNSTATASLSSLGQTGFKFEQVPLGYAYNALEGAIDATTMQIHYEKHYGTYVKNANDALVDEKVQAKDAKAIFASIDKYSSKLRNNAGGAFNHAMFWTLLRSPKVDNKPTGSVLQAINKDFGGFDQFKEQFAKAATSQFGSGWAWLVVENGKLKVGGTANQDNPLMKGVALQGKPILGLDVWEHAYYLKYQNKRPDYVGNFWSIVNWDQVQKYYDAK